TCAACAGAAAACGCCGCTCTCGTGCAAGAAACTCGCGATGTCATTTTTAGCCGTGGGGAACAACTGCAAAAAGCCATCGCAAACAAAGGCCAATTATTTGGCTGGCAAAGCTTGATTTTATTTCTGCTCAGCGCATTGCTTGTGACTTTATTTACCCGAATGATTATCGGGCCCGTCAAAGTGATTGAACGAATGATCAACCGCCTTGGTACTGGGCGAACGCTTGCCAGTAATATTGAACGCTTTAAAGGGCCGAGAGAACTGCGAACAATCGCGCAGCGTATTATATGGTTAAGTGAGCGCCTAGCTTGGCTTGAGTCTCAGCGCCATGAATTTTTACGCCACATTTCCCATGAGTTAAAAACGCCGCTCGCCAGTATGCGAGAAGGAACGGAACTCCTTGCTGATGAAGTTGCGGGGCCATTAACTGATTCCCAAAGGGAAGTCGTTGAAATTCTCGACCATAGCAGTAAGCATCTTCAGCAACTCATTGAGCAGTTACTCGATTATAATCGTAAATTGGTTGATGACCCTCCAGAAGCGCAATTAGTTGACCTACAGAAATTGATTGAAGATATTGTTAATGCACACAATTTACCTGCTAGGGCAAAAAACATTAAAACGGAAGTCCGTTTAAAAGTCGAAAGCTGTTTAGCTGAGCCCACCTTACTTGGGCGGGTTATTGATAATATCTACTCCAATGCGGTGCACTATGGCGGGGAATCAGGTAATATTTGGATCACGAGTCGTCAAACAGGCAATAAATTGCTGATTGAAGTTGCGAATACAGGTACACCAATTCCTGAGTCTGAACAAAGCATGATCTTTGAGCCTTTTTACCAAGGTACCTTACAAAGAAAAGGTGCAGTGAAAGGGAGTGGATTGGGCTTAAGTATTGCACAAGACTGTATAAAACAAATGGGCGGAGAACTCTCATTAGTCCCATATAAATCAGCAGATGTCTGTTTTAGAATTGAGCTGCCTCTAACAGCAGAGAATGAATAATGGTCAATCGGTCTACAGATTTTTTGACGGTGCTTTATCGTAAGGCGCTGCCAAATAAACTTAATCAAAAAACCTCGTTTGTGATGAGACGAACAGG
The window above is part of the Providencia sp. R33 genome. Proteins encoded here:
- a CDS encoding sensor histidine kinase, producing MNVLSKWRFFPRSLRQLVVMAFWLVLLPLLVLAYQAYQSLEQLSNQAANINKTTLLDARRSEVMSSLALEMERSYRQYCVLQDATLKTQYQKQFADYEQMFERQRTILPQTSDTSKLTATLVQLKTVTCENNEPTAKVTQALEQFSTENAALVQETRDVIFSRGEQLQKAIANKGQLFGWQSLILFLLSALLVTLFTRMIIGPVKVIERMINRLGTGRTLASNIERFKGPRELRTIAQRIIWLSERLAWLESQRHEFLRHISHELKTPLASMREGTELLADEVAGPLTDSQREVVEILDHSSKHLQQLIEQLLDYNRKLVDDPPEAQLVDLQKLIEDIVNAHNLPARAKNIKTEVRLKVESCLAEPTLLGRVIDNIYSNAVHYGGESGNIWITSRQTGNKLLIEVANTGTPIPESEQSMIFEPFYQGTLQRKGAVKGSGLGLSIAQDCIKQMGGELSLVPYKSADVCFRIELPLTAENE